A single region of the Phyllostomus discolor isolate MPI-MPIP mPhyDis1 chromosome 14, mPhyDis1.pri.v3, whole genome shotgun sequence genome encodes:
- the LELP1 gene encoding late cornified envelope-like proline-rich protein 1, whose protein sequence is MSSDDKNKPSDPKTEPKNCDPKCEQKCETKCQPSCLKKLLQRCSEKCPREKCPPPPKCPPCPPPCPRPCPPCPPPCPPKHCVKPCPPKCPPPE, encoded by the coding sequence atgtcgagtgatgataaaaataaaccTAGTGATCCCAAGACTGAGCCCAAGAACTGTGACCCCAAATGTGAACAAAAGTGTGAGACCAAATGCCAGCCTAGCTGTTTAAAGAAGCTGCTGCAACGGTGCTCCGAAAAGTGCCCAAGGGAAAAGTGCCCACCACCACCGAAGTGCCCTCCGTGCCCCCCACCGTGCCCCCGGCCATGCCCTCCGTGCCCTCCGCCATGCCCTCCCAAGCACTGTGTCAAGCCCTGTCCTCCCAAATGCCCACCCCCGGAGTGA
- the LOC114488926 gene encoding small proline-rich protein 2H, whose product MSYQQQQCKQPCQPPPVCPPKCPEPCPLPKCPEPCPPPKCPEPCPPPKCPEPCPPPKCPEPCPPPKCPEPCPPPKCPEPCPPQLCQQKCPPVQPAPPCQQKCPPKSK is encoded by the coding sequence ATGTCTTATCAACAGCAGCAGTGCAAGCAGCCCTGCCAGCCACCTCCCGTGTGCCCACCCAAGTGCCCAGAGCCTTGCCCACTTCCAAAGTGCCCTGAGCCATGTCCACCCCCAAAGTGCCCTGAGCCATGCCCACCCCCAAAGTGTCCTGAGCCATGCCCACCACCAAAGTGCCCTGAGCCATGCCCACCACCAAAGTGTCCTGAGCCATGCCCGCCACCAAAGTGTCCTGAGCCATGCCCACCTCAGCTGTGCCAGCAGAAATGCCCTCCTGTGCAACCTGCTCCACCATGCCAGCAGAAGTGCCCACCCAAGAGCAAGTAA